The following is a genomic window from Maridesulfovibrio frigidus DSM 17176.
ATTTCGGCTGGGTTTTTGACTTCGGCTATAAGTTTGACTGGACTGTTCTTTATGTAAAAGACGCGTCCTACGGCATTGTACTGGGTGATATGCTTATCACCGGACTGGGAAATACCATCACCATATCCCTGATCAGTTCTGCCATTGCACTTGGACTGGGGATTTTATTCGGTCTTGGGCGTTTATCTCAGTTCAAGCCAATTAATTATTTCGCTTCTGCTTATGTTGAATTTTTCAGAAATACACCGCTCTTGATTCAGCTTTTCTTCTGGTACTTCGCACTTCCAATGGCTTTGCCGGAAGAGCTTCGTTACAAACTTTTCGATTACAATTACGAAATGATCTCTGCCACCGTAGGGCTTGGTGTTTACACCAGCGCATTTATGGCTGAGGTTATTCGTGCTGGTATTCAGTCTATTCCGAAAGGACTTCTTGAAGCTGCCTATTCATCCGGCCTAACGCCGTTTCAGGCACTTAGTAAAATTGTTCTACCTCTTGCTTTCAGAGCAATCATTCCACCACTCGGAAGTGAGTTCTTGAACAATATGAAGAACTCATCACTTGCTATGGTCGTAGGTGTCGCAGAGCTTTGCTGGGCTTCTCAGCAAATTGAATCCCTTACTTTTAAGGGATTCGAAGCAACTACCGCTGCTACAGTTGTATATCTTTCACTTTCCCTGACTATTGCCGGGATACTTAATCTGGTGAATCTTAAACTCCAGATCATACCTAAAAAGAATAGAACAATCGGGCATCTTCTCGCCGATATCTTCTTCTGGCCTTTCCTCGCTCCTCTTGCACTTCTTTCTATGCTTAGCAGGAATTGTTTCCGCAGACGCACTGAAGGTTTCAATCTTACAACCGCACAGGCCGCTAGAAAAGCTTTGCTTGCTAATATTGCGAAGGTTTTCTCTTTAGCGTGGAAAGGAACATTTCTCGCATTTTTGCTGTTCTTAATAGTTATGGCTGGAGTCGGTCTTTCCAAGTTTAACTTTCAGGTTATCTGGGATAATATCGGCACAATGATTTACTGGCGTTTCCCGCAGGGCGGACCTGATGAGGTTTTATGGGGACTTGGTGGTTTGTCATTCTCTATTATTATGTCAGTTATCGCTATCTCGGTCAGTTTCTTTATCGGCCTCATTGTAGGTGTCGGTAGAACTTCCAAGAATAAATTGTTCTTTATTCCAAGTACCTTATATATTGAATTGATTCGCGGTAACCCGCTGATCATGGTTATCTTCTGGATTTACTTCTTTATTCCGATTTTAACTGGCGCATTCCTAAATGTATTCTGGAGTGCAACCATTGCTCTGACTGTGTTTACCGGTGCATATCTTGCTGAAATAGTACGAAGCGGTATTCAGAATATTCCTCCGGGACAGCTTGAAGCAGCTGTAAGTACCGGGCTGACATACTTACAGGCCATGCGCAAAATTATCCTTCCGCAGGCGCTTAAGCAGATGCTTCCCGCCATTGTCGGGCAGTTTATCGCAATCTTTAAAGATTCCTCACTGGCCTTCGTTATTGGTGTTCTCGAGCTTACATTTGTGGCTCAGGGACTTAATAACAGACTGATGATTTATCCTTTTGAGATTTATACTAC
Proteins encoded in this region:
- a CDS encoding amino acid ABC transporter permease, whose amino-acid sequence is MINHYLEKAWVQYFCLAAVTALLVYYFGWVFDFGYKFDWTVLYVKDASYGIVLGDMLITGLGNTITISLISSAIALGLGILFGLGRLSQFKPINYFASAYVEFFRNTPLLIQLFFWYFALPMALPEELRYKLFDYNYEMISATVGLGVYTSAFMAEVIRAGIQSIPKGLLEAAYSSGLTPFQALSKIVLPLAFRAIIPPLGSEFLNNMKNSSLAMVVGVAELCWASQQIESLTFKGFEATTAATVVYLSLSLTIAGILNLVNLKLQIIPKKNRTIGHLLADIFFWPFLAPLALLSMLSRNCFRRRTEGFNLTTAQAARKALLANIAKVFSLAWKGTFLAFLLFLIVMAGVGLSKFNFQVIWDNIGTMIYWRFPQGGPDEVLWGLGGLSFSIIMSVIAISVSFFIGLIVGVGRTSKNKLFFIPSTLYIELIRGNPLIMVIFWIYFFIPILTGAFLNVFWSATIALTVFTGAYLAEIVRSGIQNIPPGQLEAAVSTGLTYLQAMRKIILPQALKQMLPAIVGQFIAIFKDSSLAFVIGVLELTFVAQGLNNRLMIYPFEIYTTVAALYFICCYMMSIVARRLERKLSTDTFRLQM